The Exiguobacterium acetylicum genome includes a window with the following:
- a CDS encoding NAD(P)-dependent oxidoreductase, with product MKLIIFGATGQTGQELVKQAIDHGHEVTAFVRSPEKLTLRDERLHVVKGDVLNQEEVTAAVAGQDAVLTALGTESLAYNGFLERSLVRIVTAMKKQGVGRIGYVASAGVDDELPGVQGMLAQRILKNPLKDHRQAIALLQQADVNYTVARPLRLLNGPLTGLYRQADVGVPEDAKQINRADVAHFLLQAIETEEHIKSSVGLAE from the coding sequence ATGAAGTTGATTATTTTTGGAGCAACTGGTCAAACTGGACAAGAACTCGTCAAGCAGGCAATCGATCACGGACATGAGGTCACGGCATTCGTCCGGAGTCCGGAAAAACTAACGCTACGCGACGAACGGTTACATGTCGTCAAAGGAGATGTTCTCAATCAAGAAGAAGTGACGGCTGCAGTTGCCGGACAAGATGCTGTATTGACAGCGCTTGGTACGGAGAGTCTTGCATATAATGGTTTTTTGGAGCGGAGTCTCGTCCGAATCGTAACAGCGATGAAAAAGCAGGGGGTAGGGCGGATTGGTTACGTCGCTTCTGCCGGCGTCGATGATGAGTTGCCTGGCGTGCAAGGCATGCTTGCCCAGCGCATTCTGAAGAACCCGCTAAAAGATCACCGTCAAGCGATTGCGCTCCTCCAGCAAGCAGACGTCAACTATACAGTGGCACGTCCATTACGTTTACTAAATGGTCCGTTGACTGGACTTTATCGTCAAGCGGACGTAGGCGTACCGGAAGATGCGAAACAAATCAATCGAGCGGATGTAGCACATTTCCTCTTACAAGCGATTGAGACTGAAGAGCATATCAAATCGAGTGTTGGACTAGCTGAATGA
- the amyS gene encoding alpha-amylase, with the protein MLATVASAAFLAPLAQPIAVGATADNGTMMQYFEWYVPNDGNHWNRLGSDATKLDQLGITSVWIPPAYKGTSQNDVGYGAYDLYDLGEFNQKGTVRTKYGTKAQLKTAIGQLHTAGIDVYGDVVMNHKGGADFTEAVTAVEVNPGNRNQEVSGDYQIQAWTGFNFAARNNLYSNFKWKWYHFDGTDWDQSRSKSAIYKFRGTGKAWDTDVSTENGNYDYLMYADLDFDHPEVQQEMKNWGKWYVNELGLDGFRLDAVKHIKHGYIADWLANVRQTTGKPLFTVAEYWQNDLGTLQNYLSRTNYQQSVFDAPLHYKFEQASKGGGYYDMRTIFDGTLVKSNPVQAVTLVENHDSQPGQSLESTVQSWFKPLAYAMILTREQGYPSVFYGDYYGTKGTSNREIPALSSKIDPLLKARKDFAFGKQNDYLDNQDVIGWTREGVSDRAKSGLATILSDGPGGSKWMYVGLQNKGEVWTDITGNNTASVTINQDGYGQFFVNGGSVSVYRQQ; encoded by the coding sequence ATTTTAGCAACCGTCGCATCTGCTGCTTTTTTAGCGCCACTTGCGCAACCGATTGCAGTCGGTGCAACGGCCGATAACGGCACGATGATGCAGTACTTCGAATGGTACGTCCCAAATGACGGCAATCATTGGAACCGTCTCGGGAGTGACGCAACAAAGCTCGATCAGCTCGGGATCACATCAGTCTGGATTCCCCCCGCTTACAAGGGTACCTCGCAAAATGACGTCGGCTACGGCGCCTATGACCTGTATGATTTAGGTGAGTTCAACCAAAAAGGAACGGTCCGCACGAAGTACGGAACAAAGGCACAATTAAAGACAGCCATCGGTCAATTGCATACAGCAGGTATCGACGTCTATGGTGATGTCGTCATGAACCATAAGGGTGGTGCTGATTTCACGGAAGCCGTGACGGCAGTCGAAGTCAATCCAGGCAACCGTAACCAGGAAGTCTCTGGTGACTATCAAATCCAAGCATGGACAGGCTTCAACTTTGCAGCACGAAATAATCTCTACTCGAACTTCAAATGGAAATGGTACCACTTCGACGGTACGGACTGGGATCAATCGCGTTCAAAAAGTGCGATCTATAAGTTCCGCGGTACCGGAAAAGCATGGGATACAGACGTCTCAACTGAAAACGGCAACTACGATTACTTAATGTATGCCGATCTCGATTTTGATCACCCAGAAGTTCAACAAGAAATGAAGAACTGGGGCAAGTGGTACGTCAATGAACTCGGTCTTGATGGGTTCCGTCTCGATGCCGTTAAACATATCAAACATGGGTATATAGCGGACTGGCTCGCGAATGTTCGTCAGACGACCGGTAAACCGTTATTCACGGTCGCTGAATACTGGCAAAACGATCTCGGGACATTACAAAACTACTTAAGTCGGACGAATTATCAACAATCCGTCTTTGATGCTCCGCTTCATTATAAATTCGAACAGGCAAGTAAAGGTGGCGGATACTACGACATGCGGACAATCTTTGACGGGACTCTCGTTAAGAGTAATCCAGTCCAAGCCGTCACACTCGTTGAAAACCATGACTCGCAACCTGGACAATCGCTTGAATCAACAGTTCAATCGTGGTTCAAACCACTCGCCTACGCGATGATCCTGACACGTGAACAAGGATATCCGTCTGTCTTCTACGGCGATTATTATGGAACAAAAGGCACGTCGAACCGCGAAATTCCAGCACTTTCTTCGAAAATTGATCCATTGCTCAAAGCACGGAAAGACTTCGCGTTCGGAAAACAAAACGATTATCTCGATAATCAAGATGTCATCGGTTGGACACGAGAAGGTGTCTCCGATCGTGCGAAATCCGGACTTGCGACAATCCTCTCAGACGGTCCTGGCGGTAGCAAATGGATGTACGTCGGTCTTCAGAACAAAGGAGAAGTCTGGACAGACATCACTGGTAACAATACAGCATCAGTCACGATCAACCAAGATGGCTACGGTCAATTCTTCGTCAACGGTGGTTCGGTTTCCGTCTATCGTCAACAATAA
- a CDS encoding endonuclease I family protein, with translation MNWKSKVTGALAATLALGSIVFTPVTAKTVDPKQVSAGPQMVTSQSTIDAYYLPAAGKTGAALKASLHDIIDNHTQVSYDTVWTALKETDQDPNNANNVIELYTGKSISKSSNGGNVGQWNREHVWAKSHGDFGTTNGPGTDLHHLRPEDVVVNSARGNLDFDNGGTKYSGCDCYRDGDSWEPPNRVKGDIARMIFYMAVRYEGGGEIDLEASENVNNGTNPLHGKLSTLKAWNKLDPVDSFEMRRNDIIFEKWQKNRNPFIDHPEYVTSIWGN, from the coding sequence ATGAACTGGAAGTCAAAGGTCACAGGTGCGCTTGCCGCTACACTTGCGCTCGGGTCAATCGTCTTTACACCGGTCACAGCAAAAACAGTCGATCCGAAACAAGTTTCGGCAGGTCCACAGATGGTCACATCGCAATCGACAATCGATGCGTACTATTTACCAGCAGCAGGGAAAACAGGGGCAGCGTTGAAGGCATCGCTGCACGATATCATCGACAACCATACACAAGTATCATACGATACGGTGTGGACAGCACTGAAGGAAACGGATCAAGATCCAAACAATGCGAACAACGTCATTGAATTGTACACGGGGAAATCAATCTCGAAGAGCAGTAACGGTGGGAACGTCGGTCAATGGAACCGCGAACATGTCTGGGCAAAATCACACGGTGATTTTGGAACGACGAATGGACCAGGAACAGACTTGCATCACTTGCGCCCAGAAGACGTTGTCGTCAACAGTGCACGTGGCAACCTCGATTTCGACAATGGTGGAACGAAGTATAGTGGATGCGATTGCTACCGCGATGGTGATTCGTGGGAACCACCGAACCGTGTCAAAGGTGACATCGCGCGGATGATCTTCTACATGGCTGTTCGTTATGAAGGTGGCGGAGAAATCGACCTCGAAGCTTCGGAAAACGTCAATAATGGAACGAACCCACTGCATGGAAAACTGTCAACGCTGAAGGCATGGAACAAACTCGATCCAGTCGATAGTTTCGAGATGCGTCGCAACGATATCATCTTCGAGAAATGGCAAAAAAACCGGAATCCGTTCATCGATCATCCGGAATACGTAACATCAATTTGGGGAAATTGA
- a CDS encoding YdcF family protein, with protein sequence MIKRTFNKRNIKWIVGSGLVACVAFWYSVGIFVSRGERPLADGTSPYVIVLGAGVKGEKPSQILHNRIQAAATYGKQHPDVRFILSGGQGPDEDISEAEAMRRGMVASGIDEERLILESSSTSTTENLQFSKNLLPKDVRHVSIVTSDFHLYRARKEALQLNLQTDAIPAETPLSGVLRFGMRERVAIVVQFLR encoded by the coding sequence ATGATCAAACGCACGTTTAACAAACGAAACATCAAATGGATAGTTGGTAGTGGACTCGTCGCTTGTGTCGCATTCTGGTACAGTGTTGGGATTTTTGTAAGCAGAGGAGAGCGACCACTTGCTGACGGTACGTCACCGTATGTCATTGTCCTCGGTGCAGGTGTCAAAGGAGAAAAACCGTCGCAAATCTTACATAACCGGATTCAGGCAGCTGCGACATATGGGAAACAACATCCGGATGTTCGCTTTATTTTGAGCGGTGGGCAAGGACCGGATGAAGATATTTCTGAAGCAGAGGCGATGCGACGTGGGATGGTGGCTTCTGGTATAGACGAGGAACGATTGATTCTTGAGTCGAGTTCGACATCAACGACAGAAAATCTACAGTTCTCAAAAAACTTGTTGCCAAAGGATGTACGTCACGTCTCGATCGTCACTTCGGACTTTCATCTGTACCGCGCTCGAAAAGAGGCACTTCAACTCAATCTACAGACGGATGCGATTCCAGCTGAGACACCACTGTCTGGCGTCCTCCGCTTCGGGATGCGCGAACGCGTCGCGATCGTTGTACAATTTTTACGCTAA
- the ytzI gene encoding YtzI protein, with amino-acid sequence MWLYVVSILIIVFVLVASIIVISKGYGYKGNKDDIEIDYDEINRKLRHENDDDSSNK; translated from the coding sequence ATGTGGTTATATGTCGTCTCCATTCTCATCATCGTATTCGTCTTGGTCGCCTCGATCATCGTCATTTCAAAAGGATATGGCTACAAAGGCAACAAAGATGATATCGAAATCGATTATGATGAAATCAACCGAAAACTTCGTCACGAAAATGATGATGATTCATCCAACAAATGA
- a CDS encoding PP2C family protein-serine/threonine phosphatase produces the protein MSILVVDDELTNLMLLERLLENEGYDVVKAMSGEEAIELMEDPLFIEQLDVVLLDVEMPGISGIEATRLIRKRFGLDELPILIVSGRSNEEDIVDGLNAGASDYTTKPIRKTELLARVRNAIGLKQAIDARKRYEKVLQEDFDLAQKLQQSVLSANIEDDEIRIMATYIPSKKLAGDMYAWYRISQNKYGIILFDVMGHGVSSALITMGMSSILFELVHRIGDPAQVLEELNQQMSRLFPGDETEIYFTAVYLYIDLDEMKLSYANAGHPPGLLRMSDQIIPLENTGLPVGMFEDSTYTSKTIDIVSPGCVYLYTDGFMELYSKGIDEGIHAIQNLIEQQGPNIHQLIQPDQSDEADDLCLVTVEIN, from the coding sequence ATGAGTATTTTGGTCGTAGATGACGAATTGACGAATTTAATGCTTTTAGAGCGATTGTTAGAAAATGAAGGCTATGACGTCGTCAAAGCGATGAGTGGGGAAGAAGCGATTGAATTGATGGAGGATCCATTATTCATCGAACAGTTGGACGTCGTTCTACTCGATGTCGAAATGCCGGGGATTAGCGGAATCGAAGCAACACGTTTGATTCGAAAACGGTTTGGTCTTGATGAATTGCCGATTTTGATCGTCTCCGGGCGATCCAATGAAGAAGATATCGTTGATGGACTTAACGCAGGAGCATCGGATTATACGACGAAACCGATCCGGAAAACGGAATTGCTCGCGCGAGTTCGTAACGCGATCGGTCTGAAGCAAGCAATCGATGCGCGAAAACGATATGAAAAAGTATTACAGGAAGACTTTGATTTAGCACAAAAATTACAACAGAGTGTGCTGAGTGCCAATATCGAGGATGATGAGATCCGGATCATGGCGACGTATATCCCGTCTAAGAAACTAGCGGGAGACATGTATGCCTGGTATCGCATCTCTCAGAATAAATACGGCATCATCCTGTTCGATGTCATGGGGCATGGTGTCTCTTCTGCCTTGATCACGATGGGAATGAGTTCGATCTTGTTCGAACTCGTACACCGGATTGGTGATCCGGCTCAAGTCCTTGAAGAGTTGAATCAACAGATGAGCCGATTGTTCCCGGGAGACGAGACGGAAATTTATTTCACTGCCGTTTACCTCTACATCGACTTAGATGAGATGAAACTCAGCTATGCCAACGCAGGGCATCCACCTGGTTTGTTGCGAATGAGTGATCAAATCATTCCCCTTGAGAATACGGGACTTCCTGTCGGTATGTTTGAAGACTCGACGTATACGAGCAAGACGATCGACATCGTCTCACCAGGATGCGTTTACTTATATACGGACGGTTTCATGGAACTTTACAGTAAAGGCATTGATGAAGGGATCCACGCGATTCAAAATCTGATTGAACAACAAGGACCAAATATCCATCAGTTGATTCAACCGGATCAGAGTGATGAAGCGGATGATCTTTGTCTTGTGACAGTCGAGATTAACTAA
- a CDS encoding magnesium transporter CorA family protein — translation MLTIYRSDVTGAVNEIQEFTKGSWIHLVNPTKDEADQVIAATKIPEDFIYDPLDVEEKPRFEKDEEGLLMIVDVPYIEEESSGRRYNTIPLGIIVTSRHFITVCSQQLDVLTLFSSGKLRGFRTNYRSRFVFQILYKVSSSYLRFLRQIDRRMDELEEELQRSMRNQEIFQLMNLQKSLVYFMTSLKSNDGVLDRIIKTPSLEKHEDDEDLLEDVFVEHRQAMEMAQIYKDIISSTMDTFGSVISNNVNFVMKFLASITIVISIPTMISGMFGMNVRIPWEGEAIGFWIVLSMMIFFSGLAAFILWRRRFF, via the coding sequence ATGTTGACGATTTATCGAAGCGATGTCACCGGGGCAGTCAACGAGATACAGGAGTTCACGAAAGGTTCCTGGATCCATCTTGTCAATCCGACAAAAGATGAAGCCGACCAAGTCATCGCTGCTACGAAAATTCCAGAGGATTTCATTTATGATCCTTTGGACGTGGAAGAAAAACCACGTTTTGAAAAAGATGAAGAAGGCTTACTGATGATCGTCGACGTTCCCTACATCGAAGAAGAATCATCAGGACGCCGTTATAATACGATTCCGCTCGGTATCATCGTGACATCTCGTCATTTCATTACGGTTTGTTCGCAACAGCTCGACGTGTTGACGTTGTTCTCGAGTGGTAAGTTACGTGGATTCCGAACGAATTATCGATCGCGTTTCGTATTCCAGATTCTCTACAAAGTCAGTTCTTCGTATTTACGTTTCTTGCGTCAAATCGATCGTCGCATGGACGAACTTGAGGAAGAACTACAACGTTCGATGCGAAATCAAGAAATCTTTCAATTAATGAACCTTCAGAAGTCATTAGTTTATTTCATGACGTCCTTGAAATCGAACGACGGTGTACTCGACCGGATTATCAAGACACCAAGTCTTGAGAAACACGAAGACGATGAGGACTTACTCGAAGACGTCTTCGTCGAACATCGCCAAGCAATGGAAATGGCACAAATCTATAAAGATATCATCAGTTCGACGATGGATACATTCGGTTCCGTCATCTCGAACAATGTCAACTTCGTCATGAAGTTTCTTGCTTCGATTACGATCGTCATCTCAATCCCGACGATGATTTCCGGTATGTTCGGGATGAACGTCCGAATTCCGTGGGAGGGCGAAGCTATCGGCTTTTGGATTGTTCTCAGTATGATGATTTTCTTCTCCGGTCTTGCTGCGTTTATCTTATGGCGGAGAAGGTTCTTCTAG
- a CDS encoding Hpt domain-containing protein, with the protein MPFFNAKKLEELQSIAGGDHAFLQKIGETYIAQFDRKFPELKDAVAKQDAEQTEKLAHLLKGASYSVAADDLADDFELLEKEAESGSMTGTQEIVDRIEQCMVEFRVVWLDVFTGKNLDALR; encoded by the coding sequence ATGCCTTTTTTTAATGCTAAAAAGCTCGAAGAACTTCAATCGATCGCAGGTGGGGACCATGCGTTTCTCCAAAAAATCGGAGAGACGTACATCGCACAATTCGATCGAAAGTTTCCTGAACTAAAAGATGCCGTCGCGAAACAAGATGCTGAGCAAACTGAGAAGCTCGCTCACTTGTTAAAAGGTGCTTCCTATTCCGTTGCTGCCGATGATTTAGCTGATGATTTCGAACTGCTTGAAAAAGAAGCAGAATCCGGTTCGATGACTGGAACCCAAGAAATCGTCGATCGGATTGAGCAATGCATGGTAGAATTCCGTGTCGTCTGGCTCGATGTCTTTACTGGAAAAAATCTTGACGCGTTGCGTTGA
- a CDS encoding chemotaxis protein CheV, protein MYNQHDILLEAGTNELEIVIFHCGPYTFGINVMKVREIIVPLPMTPLPGTPDAVKGLIELRGEVMTVIDLPTVIGVPHDEATEDRLIICEFNGEKSVLRVDSVTEIRRISWEQIDTPNELARGIEGLTNGVVKTGDKMIILLDYEKIALELSRKDIFAREEGRRVQSRDRSDKIIWIAEDSEMLRTLIIETLEEAGYHGLKWFINGKEAFDAFEQGSNCDLLITDIEMPKMDGLHLTKRLREDDRYGELPIIVFSSLISDDLRHKGESVGVNAQITKPEIGRLIETVDSYVL, encoded by the coding sequence ATGTACAATCAGCACGATATTTTATTAGAAGCCGGCACGAACGAACTCGAGATCGTCATCTTCCATTGCGGTCCGTATACGTTTGGTATCAACGTCATGAAAGTCCGGGAAATCATCGTTCCGCTCCCGATGACACCACTCCCGGGTACACCGGATGCTGTCAAAGGATTAATCGAACTCCGCGGTGAGGTCATGACGGTAATTGATTTGCCGACAGTCATCGGCGTTCCCCATGACGAAGCAACCGAGGATCGTCTGATTATCTGTGAATTTAATGGAGAAAAGAGCGTCCTGCGTGTCGATTCCGTAACAGAAATTCGCCGTATCTCGTGGGAGCAGATCGATACACCAAACGAACTCGCTCGCGGGATCGAGGGACTAACGAATGGTGTCGTCAAAACTGGCGACAAGATGATCATCTTACTCGATTACGAAAAAATCGCCCTTGAGCTCTCTCGAAAAGATATCTTTGCCCGCGAAGAAGGACGACGCGTCCAGTCCCGTGATCGGTCCGATAAAATCATCTGGATCGCGGAAGACTCGGAAATGCTGCGAACGTTGATCATCGAAACACTTGAAGAAGCCGGCTATCATGGTCTGAAATGGTTCATCAACGGAAAAGAAGCCTTTGACGCCTTCGAACAAGGCAGTAACTGTGATCTCCTGATCACGGATATCGAAATGCCGAAGATGGACGGACTTCATCTGACGAAACGTCTTCGCGAAGACGACCGTTATGGGGAGTTACCGATCATCGTCTTCTCATCATTGATTTCAGACGATTTACGCCATAAAGGTGAATCCGTCGGTGTCAACGCTCAAATCACAAAACCGGAAATCGGTCGACTGATCGAAACAGTCGATTCATACGTCTTATAA
- a CDS encoding NADP-dependent glyceraldehyde-3-phosphate dehydrogenase — protein sequence MTTATTYTFLLDGQWHESESKETIEISSPYKEDLVGRVQAMTKPEVDRAIASAKAAQAEWVKQPANKRAELLHAWATELEKRADEIGEVIMREVGKGRADGVKEVKRTAEIIRYTAEEGLRFDGQMMQGDSFPGGSAKKIAVIKKAPLGVVLAISPFNYPVNLAAAKLAPALMTGNAVVFKPATQGSISGILMVEALVAAGLPAGLVNIVTGRGSVIGDYLTAHPGINMITFTGGTGTGQHLSRQSAMIPLVLELGGKDPALVLEDANLSLAADHIVSGAFSYSGQRCTAIKRVFVLDHQADALIEELNTRIAKLTVGSPEQDSVVVPLIDTKSADFVEGLITDATDKGATLVTGGGRTANLIEPTLLDNVTRDMRVAWEEPFGPVLPIIRVNSVDEMIAYANESEYGLQASVFTENIDAAFAVADALETGSVQINGRTERGPDHFPFIGVKSSGLGVQGVGRSLASMTRDKLTVLNLK from the coding sequence ATGACTACAGCAACAACCTACACATTTTTACTAGATGGACAATGGCATGAGAGTGAATCAAAAGAGACGATTGAAATCTCTTCACCATATAAAGAGGATCTTGTTGGTCGCGTTCAAGCGATGACAAAACCAGAAGTCGACCGTGCCATCGCTTCAGCGAAAGCGGCGCAAGCAGAGTGGGTAAAACAACCGGCAAACAAACGAGCTGAGTTGCTTCACGCTTGGGCGACGGAGCTTGAGAAACGTGCAGACGAAATCGGTGAAGTCATCATGCGTGAAGTCGGTAAAGGGCGTGCAGATGGCGTTAAAGAAGTCAAACGGACAGCCGAAATCATCCGTTATACAGCGGAAGAAGGACTTCGTTTTGACGGTCAGATGATGCAAGGGGATTCGTTCCCAGGCGGTAGCGCGAAAAAAATCGCAGTCATCAAAAAAGCACCGCTCGGCGTCGTGCTTGCGATTTCACCATTCAACTACCCAGTCAACTTGGCAGCAGCGAAACTCGCACCTGCACTCATGACAGGGAATGCGGTCGTCTTCAAACCAGCAACACAAGGTTCAATCAGCGGAATCTTGATGGTTGAAGCACTCGTCGCAGCAGGTCTTCCAGCTGGACTCGTCAACATCGTCACAGGTCGTGGATCGGTCATCGGTGACTACTTGACGGCTCACCCTGGAATCAACATGATCACATTCACAGGTGGTACAGGAACAGGGCAACACTTATCGCGTCAATCTGCAATGATTCCACTTGTCCTTGAGCTTGGTGGAAAAGACCCAGCACTCGTCCTTGAAGATGCAAACTTGTCGCTTGCTGCAGATCATATCGTTAGCGGTGCGTTCTCGTACTCAGGTCAACGTTGTACAGCAATCAAACGTGTCTTCGTCCTCGATCATCAAGCGGATGCATTGATTGAAGAACTTAACACACGGATCGCGAAATTGACTGTCGGTTCGCCAGAACAAGACAGTGTCGTCGTACCATTGATCGATACGAAATCAGCGGACTTCGTCGAAGGCTTGATTACGGACGCAACAGACAAAGGTGCAACGCTCGTCACAGGTGGCGGACGTACAGCAAACTTGATCGAACCAACACTTCTTGACAATGTGACACGCGACATGCGCGTCGCTTGGGAAGAACCATTCGGACCAGTCCTTCCGATTATCCGTGTTAACTCGGTTGACGAGATGATTGCGTACGCGAACGAATCAGAGTACGGTCTTCAAGCAAGTGTCTTCACGGAAAACATCGATGCAGCATTTGCGGTAGCGGATGCCCTTGAAACAGGTTCTGTTCAAATCAATGGTCGGACGGAACGTGGTCCTGACCACTTCCCATTCATCGGTGTGAAATCATCGGGTCTCGGCGTACAAGGTGTCGGACGAAGCCTCGCTTCGATGACACGCGATAAATTAACAGTTCTTAACTTAAAATAA
- a CDS encoding MBL fold metallo-hydrolase: MTVSDEIISIPIPTPFPVGDVNCYVLRTEGENILIDCGPDTLEAWQAMQRTLARHDLQVEDLDRVIVTHHHADHAGMAHRFSEKGIPVYGHARLRPYLEQDETFLNNGDAFLRRLATSFGVPVAIQEMLPSYQSALKWLGKGQLDFTLQEGDAITPSGRYRVIELPGHASDQIGILSDDGVLFAADHLLDRVEPNPLLEQPQPGDDTLVKRPVLAYLDSLEKLQGEHIRIAYTGHGAPIRDVAALVEERLMQRKARGDQLLKYFSGEHTLFELAQVTYGNRLKKSFPLVMSEMKARLDTLVARGTITVEKRSGIFYYSKTEEI; the protein is encoded by the coding sequence ATGACTGTATCAGACGAAATCATTTCGATTCCGATTCCAACACCATTTCCGGTAGGAGACGTGAACTGCTACGTATTACGAACAGAAGGGGAGAACATCCTCATTGATTGTGGACCCGATACACTGGAAGCGTGGCAAGCGATGCAGCGAACCTTGGCACGACATGATCTTCAAGTCGAGGATTTAGATCGTGTCATCGTGACGCATCACCATGCAGATCATGCTGGGATGGCGCATCGTTTTTCAGAGAAAGGCATTCCTGTCTATGGACATGCGCGTTTACGCCCGTATTTGGAGCAAGATGAGACATTCTTAAACAATGGAGATGCGTTCTTGCGTCGCTTGGCGACATCGTTTGGTGTTCCGGTAGCCATTCAAGAGATGTTACCGAGTTATCAATCTGCCTTAAAATGGCTTGGGAAAGGTCAGCTCGATTTCACATTACAAGAAGGGGACGCCATCACACCATCTGGGCGATACCGTGTCATCGAACTACCGGGACATGCAAGTGACCAAATCGGTATTTTAAGTGACGATGGTGTGTTGTTCGCAGCCGATCATCTACTCGACCGGGTCGAACCGAACCCGTTGCTCGAACAACCGCAACCAGGGGATGATACGCTCGTGAAGCGACCTGTTCTTGCGTACCTCGACTCCTTAGAAAAATTACAAGGTGAACACATTCGAATCGCCTATACCGGACACGGTGCTCCGATTCGCGATGTTGCGGCGCTCGTCGAAGAACGGTTGATGCAACGTAAAGCGCGTGGTGATCAACTGTTGAAGTATTTTTCAGGAGAGCATACGTTATTCGAATTAGCACAAGTGACGTACGGAAACCGATTAAAAAAATCATTCCCACTCGTCATGAGTGAGATGAAGGCACGCCTTGATACGCTTGTCGCACGTGGGACGATAACGGTTGAGAAACGATCAGGTATCTTCTACTATTCGAAAACGGAGGAAATCTAA
- a CDS encoding SDR family NAD(P)-dependent oxidoreductase: protein MQLINRTIVITGASSGLGEALARTLHKEGANLILVARREERLQTLASELQADYFVYDLEDAPETLAQTLADRYGRIDILINNAGFGEFSFLDDTSIETIESMHRINVLSPVRLTKACLPLLKEGGMIVNVASQAGKLPTPKSTIYCMTKAAMLQFSNALRLELCPKGIHVMTVNPGPIATEFFVRADVDRKYEQNVASIVLSKERLAQTVVRAMERQKREVNAPWWMELSAKGYGVMPRLIEWLGKSGFDKK from the coding sequence ATGCAACTCATCAATCGGACGATCGTCATCACAGGAGCTTCCAGTGGACTTGGTGAAGCGTTAGCCCGTACCTTACACAAGGAAGGAGCAAACCTGATCTTAGTCGCACGACGGGAGGAACGGTTACAAACGCTCGCGTCTGAACTTCAAGCAGACTATTTTGTCTACGACTTGGAAGATGCGCCGGAAACACTCGCACAAACACTAGCTGATCGGTATGGTCGAATCGATATTTTGATTAACAATGCAGGGTTCGGGGAATTCAGTTTCCTAGACGATACTTCAATTGAGACGATCGAGTCGATGCACCGAATCAATGTTTTAAGTCCGGTCCGTTTGACGAAAGCCTGCCTACCTTTACTGAAAGAAGGTGGCATGATCGTCAACGTCGCGAGTCAGGCGGGGAAGTTGCCGACACCGAAATCAACAATCTACTGCATGACGAAAGCGGCAATGTTGCAGTTTTCGAATGCGCTACGTCTCGAGTTATGCCCTAAAGGCATCCATGTCATGACCGTCAATCCAGGTCCGATCGCAACGGAATTTTTCGTCCGTGCGGATGTTGACCGAAAGTATGAGCAAAATGTCGCCTCAATCGTCTTATCAAAAGAACGGCTTGCTCAGACCGTCGTCCGAGCGATGGAACGCCAAAAGCGAGAGGTCAACGCACCATGGTGGATGGAGCTGTCAGCAAAAGGATACGGCGTCATGCCGCGACTCATCGAGTGGTTAGGCAAATCAGGTTTTGATAAAAAGTGA